The window AATCATAAAATCGACCCTTGCGTCAGGTGAAGACCTTATGATTAGCGGTTTCGGGAAGTTTCAGGTCAATGAAAAAAACCCGAGAAAGGGACGGAATCCAGCCACCGGTAATTCAATGGTTTTGGACAAGAGACGGGTGGTTACTTTCAAAATTGCCGGGAAATTACGGGACAAAATCAATGAATCAAATTGACCCTAAATTATATGGACTGACGGCGCGAACAGTTTTGCTGAAGGATGACC is drawn from uncultured Desulfobacter sp. and contains these coding sequences:
- a CDS encoding integration host factor subunit alpha, translating into MALTKTHIVELIAAKNDFSPAEAKDVLEELLEIIKSTLASGEDLMISGFGKFQVNEKNPRKGRNPATGNSMVLDKRRVVTFKIAGKLRDKINESN